From Woronichinia naegeliana WA131, the proteins below share one genomic window:
- a CDS encoding response regulator has protein sequence MPEMDGISLAEAIRALPTQRDLPLIMLTGVYLSPTEQRGQTSVQFAAWLQNPIRAHQLYQTFIQIFNQTDASSLRQREPVRRESNTGSPSNYQTSGSIRILLAEDNTINQQVALLLLKKLGYRADVVSNGKEVLDALEQADYDLILMDVEMPEMDGLSATQAIRTKYPHTQRPWIVAVTAYSMLGDRERCLENGMNDYISKPIRIKELEDALSQATQQLGLGTEKPSENVPAATTTSMPTTPPITEAERIIEAKVLDSIRKLGGSQGQMILQGIIQDYLNTAPLLLEEIQKAITARDANQLRQSTHSLGSSSANLGAVNFAKQCKVLENLARAEDLSLAKEQGQGLVTEYEKVKIALQSECTHG, from the coding sequence ATGCCAGAGATGGATGGTATTAGTTTGGCCGAGGCGATTCGCGCTTTACCGACCCAACGGGATTTACCGCTCATTATGTTAACGGGTGTTTATCTATCTCCTACAGAGCAACGGGGCCAGACCTCGGTGCAATTTGCTGCTTGGTTACAGAATCCGATTAGAGCACACCAACTCTATCAAACCTTTATCCAAATCTTTAATCAGACCGATGCCTCATCTCTTCGACAGCGAGAGCCAGTCCGTCGGGAATCCAATACAGGTAGTCCCAGTAACTACCAGACTTCTGGGTCGATTCGGATTTTGTTGGCCGAGGACAATACGATTAATCAGCAAGTGGCCCTACTGTTGCTCAAGAAATTGGGTTATCGGGCTGATGTGGTCAGTAATGGCAAGGAAGTTTTAGATGCCCTAGAGCAAGCTGATTACGATCTCATTTTAATGGATGTGGAAATGCCGGAAATGGATGGTTTATCAGCAACCCAAGCTATTCGCACTAAGTATCCTCACACCCAACGCCCCTGGATTGTCGCAGTAACGGCCTATTCTATGCTCGGCGATCGCGAACGGTGTTTAGAAAACGGCATGAATGACTACATTAGCAAGCCGATTCGGATCAAGGAATTAGAAGATGCCCTCAGTCAGGCAACGCAGCAACTAGGATTAGGAACTGAAAAGCCATCTGAAAACGTTCCGGCAGCAACAACAACCTCTATGCCTACCACTCCTCCCATAACAGAGGCGGAAAGGATCATTGAGGCTAAAGTCCTAGATTCCATTCGTAAACTGGGAGGCTCTCAAGGGCAGATGATTCTTCAAGGCATTATCCAAGATTATTTAAACACTGCCCCTCTCCTCTTAGAGGAAATTCAAAAAGCGATTACCGCTAGGGATGCGAATCAACTGAGACAGTCCACCCATTCTCTGGGGTCAAGTAGTGCTAATCTCGGAGCCGTTAACTTTGCCAAACAGTGCAAAGTCTTGGAAAATCTCGCCCGTGCAGAGGATTTAAGTCTGGCAAAAGAGCAGGGACAAGGCTTGGTGACAGAGTATGAGAAAGTAAAAATAGCGTTGCAAAGTGAATGTACTCATGGTTGA
- a CDS encoding response regulator: MVDSIASSSPAPLILIVDDDNSLRTLLRLAMQGEGYRTDDATNGQEALAKFERLQPDIVLLDAMMPEMDGFTCCQKLQGFSRGTTTPILMITFLDDQESVDQAFAAGATDYITKPIHWGVLSQRVRRLLQSQRALDTAKEAQEQLRKQQIWETLFQDTLQQFSQARALFPLLQSTLNYLQTILQSSRIVLSYPDQSLFLEVVVPMMASARNLAFADLAFLSSYENYYLTGQILRLDHLATSPLATSEMAILNALNCQALMNAPLLKNGQVVGLLAVHSQSPRSWDSLDAQRLAMLANLIAIALR; this comes from the coding sequence ATGGTTGATTCGATTGCGTCTTCGTCCCCAGCCCCTTTGATTCTGATTGTTGATGATGATAATTCTTTGCGGACGCTACTGCGGTTAGCCATGCAGGGGGAAGGTTATCGCACCGATGATGCCACCAATGGGCAGGAGGCCCTGGCTAAATTTGAGCGTTTACAGCCAGATATTGTGTTATTAGATGCCATGATGCCGGAAATGGATGGCTTTACCTGTTGTCAAAAACTGCAAGGTTTCTCGCGTGGTACAACTACTCCCATTCTGATGATTACGTTCCTCGATGATCAGGAGTCAGTGGATCAGGCTTTTGCGGCGGGGGCAACGGACTATATTACTAAACCCATTCACTGGGGCGTTTTATCTCAACGAGTACGGCGATTACTTCAGTCCCAACGGGCCCTAGATACGGCCAAAGAAGCTCAGGAACAACTTCGCAAACAGCAAATTTGGGAAACCCTTTTTCAAGATACCCTTCAGCAGTTCAGCCAGGCGCGTGCCTTATTTCCCCTGTTGCAATCGACCCTTAACTATTTACAAACGATTCTGCAAAGTTCACGGATTGTTTTGAGCTATCCCGATCAGTCCTTGTTTCTAGAGGTGGTGGTTCCGATGATGGCCTCGGCTCGCAATCTGGCTTTTGCGGATTTAGCGTTTTTAAGTTCCTACGAAAACTATTATTTAACAGGGCAAATACTCCGTTTAGATCATTTAGCCACCAGTCCCTTGGCAACTTCGGAAATGGCGATCTTGAATGCTCTCAATTGTCAAGCTTTAATGAATGCACCTTTATTAAAAAATGGTCAGGTGGTGGGACTTTTAGCGGTTCATAGTCAATCGCCTCGGTCTTGGGATAGTTTAGATGCTCAACGGTTAGCCATGTTAGCCAATTTGATAGCGATCGCCCTTAGATAA
- a CDS encoding PAS domain S-box protein produces MDTPPVKSKLTHYLSLVVGSVLLLTTTGTLIINGRISQIQLDSLVSQRADTIAHGIEYATENLVDSQQTAVVQRIIQNYATLPEILQIELLTPDGEVLASSPNDSQSQAFWQPVRQQIITQFNQASQQGKELDILLTKTSHPLFVKVLPFSSVLFSNQEHFGLIIVVVNLEPIQQQSTHFLIANASLSIAGIVLALGVAYWAIRQRLLIPLQQLQSAVQNQVQGEIIELPPLREDEIGFLAKTLQQKWLELAILTQTLEQKVSDRTEEWRQSQDFLQSLLDYLPVALFVKDANVDHFGEIVLWNPKSEQLFGLTNQEVIGKTVFDLHSLEQAKLFDQADRECVASKTLINIAEETIDSYLNGRIYLHTIKVPLLNQQGEPEYLLCISEDITARKIAEDNLFALNQELEVRIEERTSALQSSENRYRALLEGASDALLIANLAGKILEVNQKAIELFGYDRQTFTNLHFSQLHPPQESERTQRQFIDIISQGQGQLLDTLICHQQGYTIPVDITGSVVEYEDQRIVIGSFRDITEQKQAIAERNRFLYIIEASFNEIYIFDVARLQFVNLGAVRNLGYSKETLLKMSFFNLAPSFDQASFSELLMPLGQHQQNHLVYETEHQRADKTCYPVEIHLQRIDYRHDQLFLAIGKDISDRKKAEQEIQKALEQERELAQLKSQFIDVASHEFRTPLTIILSAAEFLLKYNAKLTKERKTHYLHQVYNAGIRMKDMIEDVLVLSRLDAGKVQLHCTQFDLREFCSMLIEEIYTQFQESHSINFIFNSSLQARTETNVFLLSDNVYLDRRILHHVLSNLLSNAVKYSPLCADIDFKVDLDEQQIRFQVSDRGIGIPAEDIPYIFDSFHRANNVGNISGTGLGLHIVQRYVAIHGGTVSLSSEVDQGSIFTVIIPYLPPPSLTAASEPELSKGDRYQIG; encoded by the coding sequence ATGGACACCCCTCCCGTAAAGTCGAAATTAACCCATTATCTTTCCCTTGTTGTTGGCTCTGTTCTACTTCTGACAACGACGGGAACTTTAATCATCAATGGCCGCATTTCTCAAATCCAACTCGATAGCTTAGTCTCTCAACGTGCCGATACCATTGCTCATGGTATTGAATATGCCACTGAAAATTTAGTCGATTCCCAACAAACTGCCGTCGTTCAGCGTATTATTCAAAACTATGCAACCCTGCCGGAAATTCTCCAAATTGAGCTACTAACTCCTGACGGTGAAGTTCTTGCCAGTAGCCCTAATGATAGTCAAAGCCAAGCCTTTTGGCAACCCGTTCGTCAACAAATAATAACCCAGTTTAATCAGGCTTCTCAACAGGGTAAAGAGCTAGATATTTTACTAACCAAAACATCCCATCCTTTGTTTGTTAAAGTTCTCCCTTTTAGCAGTGTTCTCTTTAGCAATCAAGAGCACTTTGGACTTATTATTGTGGTTGTCAATTTAGAACCTATACAACAGCAATCGACTCATTTTTTAATTGCCAATGCTAGTTTATCAATCGCGGGGATTGTCTTAGCTTTAGGGGTTGCCTATTGGGCTATTCGACAGCGTTTGCTCATTCCACTTCAGCAACTTCAAAGCGCGGTTCAAAATCAGGTTCAAGGCGAAATAATCGAGTTGCCACCGTTACGGGAGGATGAAATTGGCTTTTTGGCTAAAACCCTGCAACAAAAATGGTTAGAATTAGCGATACTCACCCAAACCTTAGAACAAAAAGTCAGCGATCGCACCGAAGAATGGCGGCAATCTCAAGATTTTTTACAGAGCCTTTTAGACTATTTACCTGTCGCCCTATTTGTGAAAGATGCCAATGTTGATCATTTTGGTGAAATAGTGCTTTGGAATCCCAAAAGTGAACAATTATTTGGGCTAACGAATCAGGAGGTGATCGGTAAAACGGTTTTTGATCTTCATTCTTTAGAACAAGCTAAATTGTTTGATCAGGCTGATCGAGAATGCGTAGCCAGTAAAACTTTAATTAATATCGCAGAAGAAACAATTGATTCCTATCTCAATGGCCGTATTTATTTGCATACCATTAAAGTTCCTCTCTTGAATCAGCAAGGAGAACCGGAATATTTACTCTGTATTTCTGAGGATATCACCGCCAGAAAAATTGCCGAAGATAATTTATTTGCCCTTAATCAAGAGTTAGAAGTTCGTATTGAAGAAAGAACCAGTGCCTTGCAAAGTAGTGAGAATCGTTATCGTGCTTTATTAGAAGGAGCTAGTGATGCGCTCTTAATTGCTAATCTGGCTGGCAAGATTTTAGAGGTGAATCAAAAGGCCATAGAACTTTTTGGTTATGACCGTCAGACCTTCACAAATTTGCATTTTTCCCAACTTCATCCCCCCCAGGAATCAGAACGTACCCAACGACAATTTATCGATATTATTAGTCAAGGTCAGGGACAGTTACTAGATACCTTAATTTGTCATCAGCAAGGCTATACAATTCCTGTGGATATTACGGGGAGTGTTGTGGAATACGAAGATCAGCGTATTGTGATTGGTAGTTTTCGCGATATTACGGAACAAAAACAGGCGATCGCCGAACGGAATCGGTTTTTATATATTATCGAAGCCAGCTTTAACGAAATTTATATTTTTGATGTGGCAAGATTACAATTTGTTAATTTAGGCGCAGTTCGCAATCTCGGTTATAGCAAAGAAACGCTATTAAAGATGAGCTTTTTTAACCTGGCTCCTTCCTTTGATCAAGCTTCCTTTTCAGAATTATTGATGCCTCTAGGTCAACACCAGCAAAATCATTTGGTCTATGAAACCGAGCATCAACGGGCCGATAAGACCTGTTATCCTGTGGAAATTCATCTTCAACGTATTGACTATCGACATGATCAACTTTTTCTCGCCATTGGTAAGGATATCAGCGATCGCAAAAAAGCAGAGCAGGAAATTCAAAAAGCCCTCGAACAGGAGCGAGAATTGGCCCAATTAAAAAGTCAATTTATTGATGTTGCCTCCCATGAATTTAGAACCCCCTTAACGATTATTCTCAGTGCTGCCGAATTTTTACTCAAATACAATGCCAAATTAACGAAAGAGCGGAAAACTCATTACCTGCATCAAGTTTATAATGCGGGGATTAGGATGAAAGATATGATTGAAGATGTTTTAGTCTTGAGTCGTCTCGATGCCGGTAAAGTTCAACTTCACTGCACCCAATTCGATTTAAGGGAATTTTGTTCTATGCTAATCGAGGAAATTTATACTCAATTTCAGGAGAGTCATAGTATTAATTTTATATTTAACTCCTCTCTTCAAGCTCGAACCGAAACCAATGTTTTTTTACTGTCCGATAATGTTTATTTAGATCGCCGCATTCTGCATCACGTTCTCTCTAATTTACTGAGTAATGCGGTTAAATATTCTCCCCTTTGTGCCGACATTGATTTTAAAGTTGATCTTGATGAGCAGCAAATTCGTTTTCAAGTCAGCGATCGCGGTATTGGCATTCCAGCCGAAGACATCCCCTATATTTTTGACTCCTTTCATCGTGCCAATAATGTGGGCAATATTTCAGGAACCGGATTAGGCTTACACATTGTTCAACGCTATGTAGCCATTCATGGAGGCACGGTGAGCTTAAGCAGTGAAGTCGATCAAGGCTCAATTTTTACCGTTATTATTCCCTATCTACCACCGCCCAGTTTAACCGCAGCATCTGAACCTGAGTTATCTAAGGGCGATCGCTATCAAATTGGCTAA
- a CDS encoding ABC transporter substrate-binding protein encodes MMGNSCHENEKSLPLHIGINDWVGYQIIRYAQQSQLLKKRQISLDLIYFSNLQDATRAMLNGALDATFTTLWDLMQPSPYHERVKPMILWIVDISHGSDGIVARPPVQSLADLKGKKVGVKFGTINQLILLEAIALNHLSARDLIWINLVDDVAVDHITQGAIDATVIWQPRLGEVAHRIGGKIIYTTAQTRSLVIDLIATRQSLFAEKQDRFRRLFWVWLDIINVLEKSPDTLFSVLGQTLQRSPQSMATDYQGLTPGDQRLNREILGSPTAIASAIEKITELMNTSYYNHKKLYTDLGYDAHFINSSLDLWTPLP; translated from the coding sequence ATGATGGGCAATAGTTGTCATGAAAATGAAAAATCTCTCCCCCTGCATATTGGTATTAATGATTGGGTTGGCTACCAAATTATTCGCTATGCTCAACAATCACAGCTGCTGAAAAAAAGACAGATTTCCCTCGATTTAATCTACTTTAGTAATTTGCAAGATGCCACTAGGGCGATGTTGAATGGAGCTTTAGATGCAACTTTTACCACTCTCTGGGATTTGATGCAGCCGAGTCCCTATCATGAGAGAGTGAAACCCATGATTCTCTGGATCGTGGATATTTCTCACGGTAGCGATGGTATTGTGGCTCGTCCCCCTGTTCAAAGCTTGGCGGATTTAAAGGGTAAAAAAGTTGGCGTTAAGTTTGGAACAATTAATCAATTAATTTTATTAGAGGCGATCGCCCTTAATCACCTTTCTGCCAGGGATCTAATCTGGATAAATCTTGTCGATGATGTCGCCGTTGATCATATTACCCAGGGCGCGATCGATGCAACAGTGATTTGGCAGCCCCGTTTAGGAGAAGTGGCCCACCGGATTGGCGGCAAGATTATTTATACGACGGCCCAGACCCGAAGTTTAGTGATTGATCTGATTGCAACTCGTCAATCTCTTTTTGCAGAAAAACAGGATCGCTTTCGCCGTTTATTTTGGGTTTGGTTAGATATCATCAATGTGTTGGAGAAATCGCCTGATACCCTTTTTTCGGTTTTAGGTCAGACCTTACAGCGATCGCCCCAGTCTATGGCCACCGATTATCAAGGGTTAACACCCGGCGATCAACGTCTGAATCGAGAAATTTTGGGTTCACCCACCGCGATCGCCTCAGCAATTGAGAAAATAACCGAATTGATGAATACCAGTTATTATAATCACAAAAAACTTTATACCGACTTAGGATACGATGCGCATTTTATTAATAGCAGTCTAGATTTATGGACACCCCTCCCGTAA
- a CDS encoding DUF29 domain-containing protein: MNTLSPTLYDIDFNLWIEQTINQLKNGNLKDLDIKNLVEEIESMGRSDKREIYSRLKVLLIHLLKWKYQPSKKTSSWIATINEQRTQINLILKDSPSLKPYLRDNWEDCYQDARIDAATETFLPLETFPWECPFTPDQILTPGFIP; encoded by the coding sequence ATGAACACTCTAAGCCCAACCCTCTACGACATCGATTTCAATTTATGGATAGAACAAACTATCAATCAACTCAAAAACGGTAATTTAAAAGACCTGGACATTAAAAATCTGGTTGAAGAAATTGAATCAATGGGACGTAGCGACAAACGGGAAATCTACAGCCGCTTAAAAGTGTTACTCATACACTTACTTAAGTGGAAATACCAACCTTCTAAAAAAACAAGCAGTTGGATTGCTACTATCAATGAACAACGCACTCAGATTAATTTAATCCTCAAAGATAGTCCTAGTCTAAAACCCTACCTCAGAGATAATTGGGAAGATTGCTATCAAGACGCACGCATTGATGCCGCCACTGAAACGTTTCTTCCCCTGGAGACCTTTCCCTGGGAATGTCCCTTTACTCCAGATCAGATTTTAACCCCTGGTTTTATCCCTTAA
- the thrS gene encoding threonine--tRNA ligase produces MVNQAVETAVAIALPRTSESEDLKKIRHTTSHVLAMAVQKLFPKAQVTIGPWTETGFYYDFDNEQPFTEQDLKAIKKEMTKIINQKLPVIREEISRSEAEQRIRAINEPYKLEILASIQEPITLYHLGEQWWDLCAGPHVENTSALNPKAIELESVAGAYWRGDSNKAQLQRIYGTAWQTPEQLAEYKRRKEEALKRDHRKLGKQLGLFLFADEVGPGLPLWTPKGTILRSLLEDFLKQEQLKRGYLSVVTPHIARVDLFKTSGHWQKYKEDMFPMMAEDEAAVTLEQGFVLKPMNCPFHIQIYKNELRSYRDLPIRLAEFGTVYRYEQSGELGGLTRVRGFTVDDSHLFVMPEQLDGEFLRVVDLILAVFKSLQLKKFKARLSFRDPESDKYIGSDEAWEKAQGAIRRAVQQLGMDYFEAPGEAAFYGPKLDFIFQDALEREWQLGTVQVDYNLPERFDLEYTASDGSRQRPVMIHRAPFGSLERLIGILIEEYAGDFPLWLAPIQARLLPVSDEQLDYAKTVVAQMQAVGIRAEVDSSGERLGKMIRNAETQKIPVMAVIGAKEVESQGLSVRTRASGELGMLLVTEAIAKMQTAITDHGYF; encoded by the coding sequence ATGGTAAACCAAGCAGTAGAAACCGCCGTAGCGATCGCTCTTCCCCGCACCAGTGAATCAGAAGACCTGAAAAAAATTCGCCATACCACCTCCCATGTCTTGGCCATGGCCGTCCAAAAACTATTTCCTAAAGCTCAAGTAACCATTGGCCCCTGGACAGAAACGGGTTTCTACTACGACTTTGACAATGAACAGCCTTTTACCGAACAAGACTTAAAGGCCATCAAAAAAGAGATGACAAAGATCATCAACCAAAAATTGCCAGTCATTCGCGAAGAAATCAGCCGCAGTGAAGCTGAACAACGGATTCGGGCCATCAATGAACCCTATAAACTCGAAATCTTAGCCAGTATCCAGGAGCCTATTACCCTCTATCATCTGGGGGAACAATGGTGGGATCTCTGTGCTGGCCCCCACGTAGAAAATACCTCAGCCTTAAACCCCAAAGCGATCGAATTAGAAAGTGTGGCTGGGGCCTATTGGCGAGGTGATTCCAACAAAGCGCAGTTACAACGCATCTATGGCACAGCCTGGCAAACTCCAGAACAGTTAGCAGAATATAAACGCCGCAAAGAAGAAGCCCTGAAACGCGATCATCGCAAGTTAGGTAAACAATTAGGTCTCTTTCTCTTTGCCGATGAAGTCGGGCCCGGCTTACCCCTCTGGACTCCCAAGGGAACTATTCTGCGATCGCTGCTAGAAGATTTTTTGAAACAGGAACAACTGAAACGGGGCTATTTATCCGTCGTCACCCCCCACATTGCCAGGGTGGATTTATTTAAAACCTCTGGTCATTGGCAGAAATACAAAGAAGATATGTTCCCGATGATGGCCGAGGATGAAGCCGCCGTGACCTTGGAACAGGGATTTGTCCTGAAACCGATGAACTGTCCTTTCCATATTCAAATTTATAAAAATGAATTGCGTTCCTATCGGGACTTACCGATTCGTTTGGCTGAATTTGGCACTGTCTATCGCTACGAACAATCGGGAGAATTGGGCGGCTTAACCCGTGTGCGCGGCTTTACGGTGGATGATTCCCACTTATTTGTAATGCCAGAACAATTGGATGGGGAATTTTTAAGGGTTGTGGATCTGATTTTGGCCGTCTTTAAAAGTCTGCAACTCAAAAAATTCAAAGCCCGTTTATCCTTCCGCGATCCTGAATCCGACAAATATATTGGTTCCGATGAGGCTTGGGAAAAGGCCCAGGGCGCGATTCGTCGGGCGGTACAACAGTTAGGTATGGATTATTTTGAAGCTCCTGGTGAAGCGGCCTTCTATGGCCCCAAACTGGATTTCATTTTCCAAGATGCCCTAGAACGGGAATGGCAACTGGGAACAGTACAAGTAGATTACAATTTGCCGGAACGCTTTGATCTCGAATATACGGCCTCCGATGGTTCTCGCCAACGCCCTGTCATGATTCACCGTGCCCCCTTTGGCTCTTTGGAACGGTTGATTGGTATTCTAATTGAGGAATATGCGGGAGATTTTCCCCTCTGGCTGGCCCCCATTCAAGCGCGGTTATTACCCGTCAGTGATGAGCAGTTAGACTATGCTAAAACTGTTGTGGCCCAGATGCAGGCGGTGGGCATTCGAGCCGAAGTAGATAGCAGTGGAGAACGCTTAGGCAAAATGATTCGCAATGCTGAAACTCAAAAAATTCCAGTGATGGCGGTGATTGGGGCCAAGGAGGTGGAATCCCAGGGCTTAAGTGTACGTACCCGTGCTTCGGGAGAATTGGGAATGCTCTTAGTGACAGAAGCGATCGCTAAAATGCAAACGGCTATTACTGATCATGGCTATTTTTAA
- a CDS encoding uracil-DNA glycosylase — protein MSDIAHLIQQVRQEAEREPFPIDVDIYTAARKDPLAPVLYAGNLKSQLCFFGRDLGRDEVFAGQPLIGAAGTLVRDGFYQAWQGHKAKSKQELHRVCDRLLLTNTVPYKPPGNKAYSPEVKERFRPFIERLLVLHWQGKQIIPLGTEAFKWFIPYGRKGEVNNFFLGGDRFSSHLTVTLTATDEQGLNHQRQVSLMPLPHPSPLNQKYYAQFPRLLQERLNEVAF, from the coding sequence ATGTCTGATATTGCTCATCTTATTCAGCAAGTGCGTCAAGAGGCGGAAAGAGAACCCTTTCCCATTGATGTTGATATCTACACGGCTGCCCGTAAGGATCCCCTGGCTCCAGTTCTGTATGCCGGTAACTTGAAAAGTCAACTTTGCTTTTTTGGTCGAGATCTAGGACGAGATGAGGTTTTCGCTGGCCAGCCTTTGATTGGAGCCGCCGGAACTTTAGTGCGAGACGGTTTTTACCAAGCTTGGCAAGGTCATAAGGCTAAATCGAAGCAAGAGTTACACCGAGTCTGCGATCGCCTTTTATTAACTAATACGGTTCCCTACAAACCCCCCGGCAATAAAGCCTACTCGCCAGAGGTAAAAGAACGTTTTCGCCCCTTCATTGAACGCTTATTAGTTCTCCATTGGCAAGGTAAACAAATTATTCCCCTAGGAACAGAAGCTTTCAAATGGTTTATTCCCTACGGACGCAAAGGGGAAGTCAATAATTTTTTTCTGGGCGGCGATCGCTTTTCTTCCCATTTAACGGTTACGCTAACAGCTACTGACGAACAGGGCCTAAATCATCAGCGTCAAGTTAGCCTCATGCCCTTACCCCATCCCTCTCCCCTCAATCAAAAATATTACGCCCAATTTCCCCGCCTCTTGCAAGAACGTCTTAATGAAGTTGCTTTTTAG
- a CDS encoding DUF3120 domain-containing protein has protein sequence MTLWTPSSHRQQAWGILLWSGFLVSVPVFIQAPLVRSFPWLTLLLTIGWVGLAMGLKKWPKTAIWGDLCLGFSWSWLAGAIYWGWFRWEPLIHLPIEAIGLPFALWGVRQRWGLVGHFFYLGSLLGTAITDSYFYLTGLIPYWRQVMAVEPDLVASIFQSAIAQIQNQVGVSWAIVLVSLLLGLGTWALQKNESHWWAFAGAVLSTILVDSVFWLAALLAH, from the coding sequence CTGACGCTTTGGACTCCTTCATCCCATCGTCAACAAGCCTGGGGAATATTGTTATGGTCGGGCTTTTTAGTATCAGTCCCCGTTTTTATCCAAGCTCCCTTGGTGCGCTCCTTTCCCTGGCTGACCTTGCTATTAACAATTGGATGGGTCGGTTTGGCTATGGGGTTAAAAAAATGGCCAAAGACGGCAATTTGGGGTGATCTCTGTCTCGGTTTTAGCTGGAGTTGGTTAGCTGGAGCTATCTATTGGGGTTGGTTTCGCTGGGAACCTCTCATCCATTTACCGATTGAGGCGATCGGTTTACCCTTCGCGCTCTGGGGTGTACGTCAACGCTGGGGGTTGGTTGGTCACTTTTTTTATCTTGGCTCTCTACTGGGGACAGCGATTACTGATAGCTATTTTTACTTAACAGGTCTCATTCCCTACTGGCGACAGGTGATGGCCGTTGAGCCGGATTTGGTGGCTTCTATTTTTCAGTCGGCGATCGCTCAAATTCAAAACCAGGTCGGAGTAAGTTGGGCTATAGTTTTAGTTAGCCTGCTCTTGGGTCTAGGAACTTGGGCTTTGCAAAAAAACGAATCCCACTGGTGGGCTTTTGCTGGAGCAGTGTTGAGTACAATCTTAGTGGATAGCGTATTTTGGCTGGCTGCACTCCTTGCTCACTGA
- a CDS encoding FHA domain-containing protein, producing the protein MDRSYWTIGRNQENDIVITDHTISRNHAILQATEGGEFLLIDLGSRNGTFVNDRRVSIPVTLQNRDQVNFGKTQVEFHSLTDSHPNHTLILSERDTQTSIVHERRLMTVMVADMRNFTGLSRQLDEKILSALIGNWFRQSGQILRQAGSWVDKYIGDAVMAIWFHGEEAVTIEEILRILEVISYLNQMTQKLAKQYPLPFPLRIGVGLNTGYAMVGNTGSGDHPDYTAIGDTVNATFRLESATKVLGFDIAIGQKTYSYLENFSDLNQYFTEHLAELKGYEKPILTYSLTFERLLQFIQLNQNMKTLT; encoded by the coding sequence ATGGACAGAAGTTATTGGACAATTGGCCGTAATCAGGAAAACGATATTGTTATCACCGATCACACCATCTCCCGAAACCATGCCATTTTACAGGCAACGGAAGGGGGTGAATTTTTGCTGATTGATCTAGGGAGTCGTAATGGTACTTTTGTCAATGACAGACGAGTGAGCATTCCAGTCACACTACAAAATCGGGATCAAGTCAACTTTGGCAAAACCCAGGTCGAATTTCATTCTCTCACCGATAGCCATCCTAACCATACCTTAATTCTTTCAGAACGAGATACCCAAACGAGTATTGTCCATGAGCGTCGTTTGATGACGGTAATGGTGGCAGATATGCGAAACTTTACAGGATTGTCACGGCAATTGGATGAAAAAATTCTCTCGGCCTTGATTGGGAACTGGTTTCGTCAATCGGGTCAAATTCTACGGCAGGCGGGCAGTTGGGTTGATAAATATATTGGCGATGCGGTCATGGCCATCTGGTTTCATGGCGAAGAGGCGGTAACGATCGAGGAAATTCTGAGAATTCTTGAGGTTATTAGTTACCTCAACCAAATGACCCAAAAATTAGCCAAGCAGTACCCCTTACCCTTTCCTCTTCGGATTGGAGTGGGTTTGAATACGGGTTATGCTATGGTCGGTAATACGGGTAGTGGTGATCATCCCGACTATACGGCGATCGGGGATACGGTGAATGCAACGTTTCGTCTGGAATCTGCTACTAAAGTGCTAGGCTTTGACATTGCGATCGGACAAAAAACCTATAGTTATCTAGAAAATTTTAGTGATCTCAATCAATACTTTACCGAGCATTTAGCTGAGCTAAAAGGCTATGAGAAACCGATTCTAACCTATAGTTTAACTTTTGAACGATTGTTACAATTTATTCAGCTTAATCAAAATATGAAAACCTTAACTTAG